GACCCACGGAGACGCGACATGAGCGGTAGAGACATGGAGGAGAAGCTCCCCCGGGCCCTGTGGGTGAGGCTGTTCATCTACGTGGTGGTGGGGCACCTCTTCGCGGCCTTCATCTACTTCCTCTTCGAGGTGGCGCCGAAGAAGTAGGCCCCCGCCTCAGTCGAGCAGGCGCTCGCGCAGCCGCTCCCGGGCCCCGGGGGTGAGCCCGAGCGCCCGCTCCAGGTACGGCTCCACACCGCCCCAGGTCTCCTCGACGGTCTCGAACGCGGCGGCAAGATACTCCGCGCGCGCGTCGAACAGGGGGCTGAGCAACTCCATCACCTCGGCGGAGTAGGCCGAGGCGGAGGAGCCGTTGCGGTGCACCTTGTACCGGCGGTGCTTGGCGTTGGACTTCAGGTAGTCGTCGACGATGGCGTCCCGCTCGACGCCCAGCGCGAGCAGGGTCACCGCGATCGACAGCCCCGCCCGGTCCTTGCCGGCCGCGCAGTGCATCAGCGCGGGGACGCTGTCCTCGGCGAGCGAGCGCAGCACCCGGGAGTGCTCGCCGGTGCGCTCGGTGATGATCAGCCGGTAGGAGCGGATCATGCGGTCCGCGCCCTTGCCGTCGTCGAGGACGGAGCGCAGCTGCTCCAGGTCGCCGTCGCGGACCATCTTCCAGAACTCGGCGCCGTCCGCCGGGTCGCTGAGCGGCAGGTTCACGTTCCGCACGCCCGGCAGCGCGACGTCCGGGCCCTCCAGCTTCTGGTCGGCGGCGTTGCGGAAGTCGAAGACCGTGTGCAGTCCGAGCGCGGACAGGAAGGCGGCGTCCTCCGCCGTCGCGTGCGCGAGATGGCCGCTGCGGAACAGTACGCCCTGCCGCACCCGCCGGCCGTCCACGGTCGGCAGTCCGCCCACGTCGCGGAAGTTGCGTACTCCGGCCAGCTCGGGTTCGGTCGACGGCACCTGCTGCGTCACGAAGGGCTCCTCCCTCTCGGCGCCGCCGGCGGGGCTCGCCGTCGGGCACCACTCGACGATACGACATGCCTGCCTGGGGCAATGAGTTGTCCACAGGCATTGCCCGGCGGCCCCCGTGCCCCCGATGATGTTGGTGTCTGATCACATCTGTTCGGGTCTGTTGGAGGTTCGGTGGCGCAGGTCTGCCAAGACGGTCGTACGTGGCTTCTGTCGGGGCCGCACAGCAGTTACGCGCTGCATCTGACGGACCGCGACGAGCTGGTGCATCTGCACTGGGGCCCCCGGATCGAGCCGGCCGACGCGGAGGCGCTGGCCGCCCGCCCGCTGCCGGACGACTGGCCCTTCGAGTCCCGGCTGGACGGACGCGAGGAGTACCCGGTCGAGGGAGGCCCCCGTTTCGCGCGGCCCGCCCTGTCCGTGCGCTCGCCCGGACGGCGCGGCACCGAGTGGACCTTCGGCGGACACGAGGAGACGGACGACGGCGAACTCCGCCTCCGCTTCCTCGACGGCCCGCTCACGGTGACCCTGCACTACCGGATGCGCGACGACGTGATCGAACGCTGGGTGACCCTGCACAACCGGGGACCGGCCGTCGAGCTGCTGCGCGCCGACTCCGCGGCCTGGACCCTGCCCGACCGCGACCACTGGCGGCTGTCCCAGCTGCACGGCCGCTGGGCCGCGGAGTCCCGGCTGACCCGCTCCCCGCTCACCTACGGCGAGAAGGTCATCGGCAGCCGGCGAGGTCACACCGGCCACCAGCACCTGCCGTGGGTCGCGCTCGACACCGACGCGACCGAGGAGCGCGGCGAGGTCTACGCCTGCGCCCTCGGCTGGTCCGGCTCCTGGCGCGTCTCGGTGGCCCAACTCCCCGACGCGCGCGTGCAGATCACCGGCGGCGCGGGCCACGACGACTCCGGCCTGCTGATGCTGGACACGGACGGGACGTACGTCACACCGGTCTTCGCCGGCCTGTGGAGCGACGGCGGCTTCGGCGGCGCAAGCCGCGCCTGGCACGCCTACCAGCGCGCCCATGTCGTCCCGGACGCCGGCCGGGACCGGCCCGTGCTGTTCAACTCCTGGGAGGCCACCGGCTTCGACATCTCGGAGGAGCAGCAGCGGGCGCTCGCGGCGCGCGCCGCCGGGATGGGCGTCGAGCTGTTCGTGGTCGACGACGGCTGGTTCGGGGCGCGTACGAGCGACCGGGCCGGGCTCGGCGACTGGACGCCCAACCCCGACCGCTTCCCCGGCGGCCTGAAGCCCCTCGCCGACCATGTGCGCGGGCTCGGGATGCGGTTCGGCATCTGGGTCGAGCCGGAGATGGTCAACCCGGACAGCGACCTGTACCGGGCGCACCCCGACTGGGTGCAGTTCCAGCCGGGACGCCGGCGCACGGAGTTCCGCAACCAGCTCGTCCTCAACCTCGCGCGCGACGACGTCCGGGAGTACCTCTGGGAGCGGCTCGACGCGCTGCTCTCCGAGACTCCGGTCGACTATGTGAAGTGGGACTTCAACCGCTGCTTCACCGACGCCGGCTGGCCGGACGACCCCTATCCGCAACGGCTGTGGACCGATCACGTGCGGGGCCTGTACGCCCTGCTGGACCGGCTCAGGGCCGCCCATCCGGGCGTGGCCTTCGAGTCCTGCTCGGGCGGCGGCGGCCGGATCGACCTGGGCGTCCTCTCCCGCACCGACCAGGTATGGACCTCGGACAACACCGATCCGCTCGACCGCCTCGCCATCCAGCACGGCTTCAGCCAGCTCCACCCGGCCCGGGTCATGGCCGCCTGGGTCACCGACAGCCCGAACGCGATGCTGAACGGACGGGTCAGCTCGCTGCGTTTCCGTTTCGTCAGCGCGATGGCCGGGGTGCTCGGCGTCGGCGGTGACCTCACACGGTGGACCGGGCAGGAGCTCGAGGAGGCGCGCGAGTGGGTCGCGCTCTACAAGGAGATCCGGCCGGTTGTCCAGCGCGGTGACCTGTACCGGCTGCGCCCCCCGGCGGGAGGCCTCAGCGCGGTGCAGTACGTCCTCGGCGACGAGACCGTGGTCCTGGCCTGGCTCCAGGCGCAGCACTACGGGGAACCCGTCCCGGCACTCCGGCTGCACGGCGTCGACCCGAACGCCTCGTACGAATGCCTTGAAACGGGTGAAAAGCACCGTGGCGCCGTACTGCGGCACCACGGGCTACACACCGGGCTGCGGGGCGACCTGGATGCGGCGGTCTTCCGGTTCCGGCGCCTGGGATCTGGCGATTGAGGCGTTCTGTCCGATTGGGGTGATTTGCCATAACGCGCCCCGAAAGAAGGGAGGATGGGAAAGGGGCGCGTGAGCATCGTCATATCGGTGACGATGTGTTGTCGCCATGCTCACGTAATTCCGTGAAAAGGCAAGGGAATTCACGGCGCGATCCCTGTGCGGATTGACGCTCGGTGACGCCCTTTCCTCCTTTGGATCACGGAAAAGCGCGTTCGGGGTGAACCTCGCGCTTGTCCCTTCCCGTCCGGGTCGCTTACGTTCGCCACCGATCCGGACGGACGCCTAATCCTGCCGCCGCCCGGAGCCCGCACCCACTGACTGACCCGTGTACGGCAGGAGCGGGGGACCCACAGGTACGACTGCCTGTTCCGGTTCCCGGAACGGCTTGGGGTTAAGCCGCGTGAAAACGCGGCCGGGCATCTCCAGTCCGAACCCGACAGCTCACCTCGCAGGCGCCGGAGAGGAATTCACCATGCCCGCGAAGGGTAAGCACCGCCGTACCACGGCCCAGCGTCTGACCCGTTCCATCGCCGTCGCCGGAACCGGTGGCGCCGTACTCGCCCTGCCGCTTCTCGGCGCCACCGGCGCGCACGCCGCCACGCCGCAGACCGCCCCCGGAAAGACCGTCCAGTCCCTTTCCGCCGCCGGCCAGTCGGCCGCCGCCGAGAAGGGCGACGACGCCCGCACGTACACCGTGAAGGCGGGCGACTACCTCGCGAAGATCGCCGAGGCCGAGCACGTCGACGGCGGCTGGAAGAAGCTCTACGCGGACAACCGCGATGCCGTCGGGTCCGACCCGTCGCTCATCCACCCCGGCCTGAAGCTCTCCCTCGAGGGCAAGGCCGCCGCGAGCACCCCGAAGAAGTCGTCCACCCCGAAGGCCCCCGAGGCCGCCGCGGAGAAGAAGGCCGAGAAGCCCGCCGCGCAGCCGTCGGAGCAGTCCGCCTCGGACACCTCCGCCCAGTCCACGAGCACCGACCAGGCCGCGAGCACCTCCGGTTACACCTCCCCGGTGCCCGGCGGCGGCCTCGGCACCGCCTACAAGGTGGCCGGCAGCATGTGGTCCAGCGGCTACCACACCGGTGTCGACTTCGCCGTCCCGACCGGCACCTCCCTGAAGGCCGTCGGCGCGGGCACCGTCGTCTCCGCCGGCTACGGCGGCGCGTACGGCAACCAGGTCGTCATCAAGCTCAATGACGGCTACTACGCCCAGTACGCCCACCTGTCCTCGCTGTCCGTCTCGGCCGGCCAGACCGTCACCGCCGGCCAGCAGGTCGGCCTCTCCGGCGCGACCGGCAACGTGACCGGCCCGCACCTGCACTTCGAGATCCGCACCACCCCGGACTACGGCTCGGACGTGGACCCGGTCTCCTACCTTCGTGGCAAGGGCGTCTCGATCTGACCCCCTGCGACACCCTTCCTGACACGCGCGCCGGTGGCCGGCCCCGATCCACGGGGCCGGCCACCGGCGTATTCCGGAGTTGGCCAACATTTTGAGGGTGTCTTATCTCACCGCACGTCAACCCCTCCTTACGGTCGCGTAGGTCACATTGGAAGGTGAATCATGTGCAGCTGTGGCAGACGATTCGAAGAGTGACAGCAGAGCAGTGATCGGGTCGTACGTGGCGGTGGGGGACAGCTTCACCGAAGGCGTCGGCGACCCCGGCCCCGACGGGGCGTTCGTCGGCTGGGCCGACCGGTTCGCCGTACTTCTCGCCGACCGCCGCCCCGAAGGGGACTTCGCGTACACCAACCTCGCCGTGCGCGGAAAGCTGCTGGACCAGATCGTGGCCCACCAGCTGCCCCGCGCCGTCCAGCTCGCCCCCGACCTGGTCACGTTCTGCGCGGGCGGCAACGACATCATCCGTCCCGGAACCGACCCGGACGAGGTGGCCGAGCGCTTCGAGCGGGCGGTCGCCGCGCTCACCGCCGTGTCCGGCACCGTCATGGTGACCACGGGGTTCGACACCCGCGGCGTGCCCCTGCTGAAGCACCTGCGCGGCAAGATCGCGACGTACAACGGGCATGTGCGGGCCGTCGCCGACCGCTACGGCTGCCCCGTGCTCGACCTGTGGTCCCTCAGGAGCGTCCAGGACCGCAGGGCCTGGGACGCCGACCGGCTGCACCTGTCGCCGGAGGGACACACCCGCGTCGCGCTGCGGGCGGGGCAGCTCCTCGGCATGGAGATCCCCGCCGACCCGGAACAGCCGTGGCCGCCCCTGCCGCCCCGCGGCGCCTTCGACGTCCGGCGGGACGACGTCCAGTGGGCGCGCGAGTACCTGGTGCCGTGGATCGGCCGCCGGCTACGCGGGCAGTCCTCGGGCGACCACGTGCGGGCGAAGGGGACGCTCTCGCCCGACGACATCAAGGTACGGATCGCCACGGTGGCCTGAGCGCCGGGTACCGCCGCACGCACATAATGGAATGTCTGACCGACTCCACCTGGAGGCACCGTGGCCGTCACCCGTTCCGATCGCTCCGGGCTGCGCGCCCTGCGGCCCGAGTCCTTCGGCGCGGACCCCGGCGGCGAGCGCATGGCGCGCATCCGCAGGTCCCCGCACTTCAAGGACGGCGTCTTCCAGAACCCCGGGGGCCCCGCCCGGATCCGCCCGTCCGGATCGACCCGGGACCTGGCGAGGACCTACTTCGACAAGGACTCCCGGTCCCGGCGCGCCCCCAAGGGCGCGATCCCGGTGCACCCGACCACCCTGGCCGACATCTCCCGTCCGCCGGCCACGGGCCTGCGGCTGACCTGGATGGGCCACTCCGGCGTGCTCGCGGAGATCGACGGCCACCGGGTCCTGTTCGACCCCGTCTGGGGTGAGCGCTGCTCGCCGTTCCCCTTCGCCGGCCCCAGGCGGCTGCACCCCGTGCCGCTGCCGCTGGCCGCGCTCGGCCCGGTCGACGTCGTCGTGATCTCCCACGACCACTACGACCACCTGGACCTGCCCACGATCAAGGCGCTGGCCGGCACGGACACCCTGTTCGCGGTGCCCCTCGGCGTCGGCGCGCACCTGGAGCACTGGGGCGTGTCCGCCGGCCGGCTGCGCGAACTGGACTGGCACGAGACGACGAAGGTCGGCGGGCTCACCCTCACCGCCACCCCGGCCCGCCACTTCTGCGGCCGGGGCCTGCGCAACACCCAGCACACCCTGTGGGCCTCCTGGGTGGTCGAGGGCGAGGAGCACCGCGTCTACCACAGCGGTGACACCGGCTACTTCGATGGCTTCAAGGACATCGGCGCCGGTCACGGCCCGTTCGACGCCACGATGATCCAGGTGGGCGCCTACTCGGACTTCTGGCCCGACATCCACATGACGCCCGAGGAGGGCGTCCGGGCCCATCTCGACCTGCAGGGCGGGGACGCGGCCGGTGTGCTGCTGCCCATCCACTGGGCCACCTTCAACCTGGCGCCGCACGCCTGGGCGGAGCCGGGGGAGTGGATGAGGGACGCGGGCGAGGAGGCGGGCCAGGCGGTGGCGTTCCCCCGGCCGGGCGAGCCTTTCGAGCCGGCGGGGGAGCTGCCGGTGGAGCCGTGGTGGCGGGCGGTGTCCGGTCCGGTCGCCCGTTCGTGGAACCGTCCCCGGAGCGCCGAGGGCGTGGCCGGGACGAGCAAGGGGGATCTCGACCTCGCCGGCGAGCGGTGAGCTCCGGTCCCTCACCTTCGGGACGGTTCATGCCGGCCTGTGTCGCGGGCCTCATGACCGGGACGGCCCTCTCCGGCATGAAGGGGAGGCAGCACCGGGAGGCCGGGGGGCCGCCGGACGCACCCGAGCCGGGGGTCGGCCAGGGCAGCGCCGAAGCGGACTCCGGCGGCGGCTTCGACGGCGACCGAGCGGTGACGCCGGGCGGAGGGGAGCGAGGAAGTGGGGGACTCATGACGGCAGCGGACGCGCCGCCCGTCGTCCTGGTGCACGGGACGCGGTTCAGCGCGGGACAGTGGAGCCCGCAGCTCGCCGCGCTCCAGAAGGACTTCCGGGTGGCCGCCGTCGACCTGCCGGGCCACGGCGCCCGCTCCGCCGAGCCCTGGAGCCTGGACGCGGCGTCGGAGATCATCGCCGCCGCGGTGGACTCGCTCGACCGCGGACCGGCCCTGGTCGTCGGGCACTCGCTCGGCGGATACGCCTCGCTGGAGTTCGCGCGGCGCTTCCCCGAGCGGCTGCGGGGGCTGGTCCTCGCCGGGGCCAGCGCCTCCACTCGTGGCCCGTGGGCGACGCCGTACCGATGGGTCACCGGACTCGTCCCCCGTGTCCCGGCGGACCGGCTGGCCCGGTGGAACGACCGGTTGCTGCGCCGGCTCTACCCGCCCGAGGTGGTGGAGGCGACCATCCGCTCCGGCTACGCCTTCCACACCCTGCCGGCCGCCTGGGGCGAGGTGCTCGGCCGCTTCGACGCGGGTGCGATGCGGCACGTGACGGCTCCCGTGCTCATCCTCAACGGTGAGAAGGACCCCGTCTTCCGGTCCGGCGAGTCGGACTTCGCCCGCGCGCATCCGCACGCCCGCGTCGAGCTGATTCCGCGGGCGGGACATCTAGCGAACTTCGACGATCCGGCCGCCTTCACCGACGCCGTCCGCCGTTTCGCCCGGGAGCTGCCCGCTTCCTGTGGGTGAGGCGGAGGTGATCCACGCGGCCGGGGCGGCTCGGTGGGGGAACTGCTCGGCCGGCACTACGCGCTGTCCTGAAGCGCCCGCTTCTGGGACCGCGGCCCCGCCGGTCCCACCATGCGGGCCATCGGTGATCACTACTTGAACACCGCCCGCGGCGGCGCTCCCTCGGCGCCCTGGCCCGATCGCTACGGAGGGTGATGTTCTGGCCGGAGGGGTGAGGGGTGCAGGAGCGGGCCGGAGGCCCCCGCTCGTCGGTCCCGGGCGAGGGAAGGTGGGCCGGTGCGGGTCCCTCCGCCGGAGGCCGCTCCGCCCCGCGGACTCATGACGACCGCTTGTGACCAGCCTCGACCGCGCTCTGTCCACTCTCGATCCCTTGGGCTGAACGGTTATCGGTCTGTCGTACGACGCCTCATACCAGAGCGCGACGGTGTCCGCACCAGTTTGTCAACTGCCCACCGCACATGATGCGGTGACGACTACGGTGAGTGTCGGTCGGGCGGCGCGCGGCACCTCACGTCGAAGGGCGCGTCATGCCCAGGGGCCGCGTCCAGCAGTCGGATCAGGGAGCGGGGACCGGTACGTGCAGCCACAAGGCGGACGAGGGAGCGGACGGGGCGAGGGACCCCGGCGCCCGGGCCCGGCCGGCGCCCCGGGCGCCCGGGCGCGGGGCACCAGCGAGCAGGCGCCCGCCGGCACCGCGGTCGTGGCCCGCCGGCCGGACCGCGGTGCCGTGATCCCCGCCGGATCCCGGGCCCGCCGGACGGGCCCGGCCACCCGCCAGGAGCGCCGCGAGGGCGGACGGCACGGGCGGCCGCCGTCCCGTACCGGCCCCGTGCCGACCGAGGGCCAGCTACGGCCCCAGCTGCTGCGTCTCGCCGTGCTGCCGCCCGTGGCGGTCGCCCTCAGCGCCTGCGCGGCCGT
The Streptomyces fungicidicus DNA segment above includes these coding regions:
- a CDS encoding SGNH/GDSL hydrolase family protein, yielding MIGSYVAVGDSFTEGVGDPGPDGAFVGWADRFAVLLADRRPEGDFAYTNLAVRGKLLDQIVAHQLPRAVQLAPDLVTFCAGGNDIIRPGTDPDEVAERFERAVAALTAVSGTVMVTTGFDTRGVPLLKHLRGKIATYNGHVRAVADRYGCPVLDLWSLRSVQDRRAWDADRLHLSPEGHTRVALRAGQLLGMEIPADPEQPWPPLPPRGAFDVRRDDVQWAREYLVPWIGRRLRGQSSGDHVRAKGTLSPDDIKVRIATVA
- a CDS encoding alpha/beta fold hydrolase, giving the protein MTAADAPPVVLVHGTRFSAGQWSPQLAALQKDFRVAAVDLPGHGARSAEPWSLDAASEIIAAAVDSLDRGPALVVGHSLGGYASLEFARRFPERLRGLVLAGASASTRGPWATPYRWVTGLVPRVPADRLARWNDRLLRRLYPPEVVEATIRSGYAFHTLPAAWGEVLGRFDAGAMRHVTAPVLILNGEKDPVFRSGESDFARAHPHARVELIPRAGHLANFDDPAAFTDAVRRFARELPASCG
- a CDS encoding MBL fold metallo-hydrolase, which encodes MAVTRSDRSGLRALRPESFGADPGGERMARIRRSPHFKDGVFQNPGGPARIRPSGSTRDLARTYFDKDSRSRRAPKGAIPVHPTTLADISRPPATGLRLTWMGHSGVLAEIDGHRVLFDPVWGERCSPFPFAGPRRLHPVPLPLAALGPVDVVVISHDHYDHLDLPTIKALAGTDTLFAVPLGVGAHLEHWGVSAGRLRELDWHETTKVGGLTLTATPARHFCGRGLRNTQHTLWASWVVEGEEHRVYHSGDTGYFDGFKDIGAGHGPFDATMIQVGAYSDFWPDIHMTPEEGVRAHLDLQGGDAAGVLLPIHWATFNLAPHAWAEPGEWMRDAGEEAGQAVAFPRPGEPFEPAGELPVEPWWRAVSGPVARSWNRPRSAEGVAGTSKGDLDLAGER
- a CDS encoding alpha-galactosidase; translated protein: MAQVCQDGRTWLLSGPHSSYALHLTDRDELVHLHWGPRIEPADAEALAARPLPDDWPFESRLDGREEYPVEGGPRFARPALSVRSPGRRGTEWTFGGHEETDDGELRLRFLDGPLTVTLHYRMRDDVIERWVTLHNRGPAVELLRADSAAWTLPDRDHWRLSQLHGRWAAESRLTRSPLTYGEKVIGSRRGHTGHQHLPWVALDTDATEERGEVYACALGWSGSWRVSVAQLPDARVQITGGAGHDDSGLLMLDTDGTYVTPVFAGLWSDGGFGGASRAWHAYQRAHVVPDAGRDRPVLFNSWEATGFDISEEQQRALAARAAGMGVELFVVDDGWFGARTSDRAGLGDWTPNPDRFPGGLKPLADHVRGLGMRFGIWVEPEMVNPDSDLYRAHPDWVQFQPGRRRTEFRNQLVLNLARDDVREYLWERLDALLSETPVDYVKWDFNRCFTDAGWPDDPYPQRLWTDHVRGLYALLDRLRAAHPGVAFESCSGGGGRIDLGVLSRTDQVWTSDNTDPLDRLAIQHGFSQLHPARVMAAWVTDSPNAMLNGRVSSLRFRFVSAMAGVLGVGGDLTRWTGQELEEAREWVALYKEIRPVVQRGDLYRLRPPAGGLSAVQYVLGDETVVLAWLQAQHYGEPVPALRLHGVDPNASYECLETGEKHRGAVLRHHGLHTGLRGDLDAAVFRFRRLGSGD
- a CDS encoding DUF6126 family protein — translated: MSGRDMEEKLPRALWVRLFIYVVVGHLFAAFIYFLFEVAPKK
- a CDS encoding tyrosine-protein phosphatase; the protein is MTQQVPSTEPELAGVRNFRDVGGLPTVDGRRVRQGVLFRSGHLAHATAEDAAFLSALGLHTVFDFRNAADQKLEGPDVALPGVRNVNLPLSDPADGAEFWKMVRDGDLEQLRSVLDDGKGADRMIRSYRLIITERTGEHSRVLRSLAEDSVPALMHCAAGKDRAGLSIAVTLLALGVERDAIVDDYLKSNAKHRRYKVHRNGSSASAYSAEVMELLSPLFDARAEYLAAAFETVEETWGGVEPYLERALGLTPGARERLRERLLD
- a CDS encoding M23 family metallopeptidase, which translates into the protein MPAKGKHRRTTAQRLTRSIAVAGTGGAVLALPLLGATGAHAATPQTAPGKTVQSLSAAGQSAAAEKGDDARTYTVKAGDYLAKIAEAEHVDGGWKKLYADNRDAVGSDPSLIHPGLKLSLEGKAAASTPKKSSTPKAPEAAAEKKAEKPAAQPSEQSASDTSAQSTSTDQAASTSGYTSPVPGGGLGTAYKVAGSMWSSGYHTGVDFAVPTGTSLKAVGAGTVVSAGYGGAYGNQVVIKLNDGYYAQYAHLSSLSVSAGQTVTAGQQVGLSGATGNVTGPHLHFEIRTTPDYGSDVDPVSYLRGKGVSI